In the genome of Hymenobacter taeanensis, one region contains:
- the dnaG gene encoding DNA primase, which yields MARIPKETVDQIIHHADIVEVVGDFVSLKRKGQNMWACCPFHHEKSPSFSVAPAKGLYKCFGCGKAGGVVQFIMDIEGTSYVEALKYLAKKYGIDVEEEEKTPEEQLAQNEKDSQFIVSNWAKDHYHSLLLNTDEGQSIGLSYLRQRGLNQATIKTFELGYSLDQWDDLLKTAEKQGHQRKYLEKTGLIITREDEQGKDTGRRYDRFRGRVMFPIHNVSGRVIGFGARTLKPNDKTAKYLNSPESEIYHKSDVLYGLYQARQAIRTEELCYLVEGYLDVLSLHQGDIKNVVASSGTSLTDGQIRLIKRYTDNVTVLYDGDAAGIRASLRGIDMLLEGGLNVRVVLFPDGDDPDSYIRKVGDQRFKDHLENASQDFIQFKTDLVAREAAQDPVKKAEAIRDVLQSIGKVPDPIKRQVFLQQTSHAFGIDEQVLITEYNKLVRNATGKAAGGNPSSTGSAGGGSSAAAGPGTAAPRPAPRPMSPEEEAEALMYGASPEDLAGNGGDTFLAPKEDLEPVPDVQESCEREVVRLLLLYSPQPLAPEVSVAQYLLQQLDDTPFKTGIYGDLLHLCREELEQGRWPEVRTLIQHGRSDIRALVAELATEKYELSPNWTTHQIYVPRELDQLQIACDNAILRLNKVNVERELAVRLEALRHPLDDDTMMEHLQTIRLLKQMDNQLASMLGTVIPRGA from the coding sequence ATGGCTCGCATCCCGAAGGAAACCGTTGATCAAATTATTCATCACGCCGATATTGTGGAGGTGGTGGGCGACTTTGTCTCGCTGAAGCGCAAAGGCCAGAACATGTGGGCCTGCTGCCCTTTCCACCACGAGAAGTCGCCGAGCTTCTCGGTGGCGCCGGCTAAGGGGCTCTATAAGTGCTTTGGCTGCGGCAAGGCCGGTGGGGTAGTGCAGTTTATCATGGATATTGAGGGCACCAGCTATGTGGAGGCCCTGAAGTACCTCGCCAAGAAGTACGGCATTGATGTAGAGGAGGAGGAAAAGACCCCCGAGGAGCAGCTGGCGCAGAATGAGAAGGACTCGCAGTTCATCGTTTCTAACTGGGCTAAAGACCACTACCATAGCCTGCTGCTCAACACCGATGAAGGCCAGAGCATCGGGCTTAGCTACCTGCGCCAGCGGGGCCTGAACCAGGCTACCATCAAAACCTTCGAGCTGGGCTACTCCCTCGATCAGTGGGACGACCTCCTGAAAACTGCCGAGAAGCAGGGCCATCAGCGCAAATACCTGGAAAAGACGGGCCTCATCATTACCCGCGAAGACGAGCAGGGCAAGGATACTGGCCGCCGCTACGACCGTTTCCGGGGCCGCGTGATGTTCCCGATTCATAATGTCTCGGGCCGTGTGATTGGCTTTGGGGCGCGTACGCTCAAGCCCAACGATAAAACCGCCAAGTACCTCAACTCGCCTGAGTCAGAGATTTATCACAAGTCGGATGTGCTTTATGGCCTGTACCAGGCCCGCCAGGCTATCCGGACCGAAGAGCTGTGTTATCTGGTAGAGGGCTACCTAGATGTGCTGAGCCTACACCAGGGCGACATCAAGAACGTGGTGGCCTCATCGGGAACCTCACTCACCGATGGGCAGATCCGCCTGATCAAGCGCTATACGGATAATGTAACGGTGCTCTACGACGGCGACGCGGCCGGCATCCGGGCCTCGCTGCGGGGCATTGACATGCTGCTGGAAGGTGGCCTGAACGTGCGCGTGGTGCTGTTCCCCGATGGTGACGACCCCGACAGCTACATTCGGAAAGTAGGCGACCAGCGTTTCAAGGACCACCTCGAAAACGCCAGCCAGGACTTCATTCAGTTTAAAACGGACCTGGTAGCCCGCGAAGCCGCCCAGGACCCGGTGAAAAAGGCCGAGGCCATCCGCGACGTGCTGCAAAGCATTGGCAAAGTGCCCGACCCCATTAAGCGGCAGGTATTTCTGCAGCAAACCTCGCATGCCTTTGGCATTGATGAGCAGGTGCTGATTACGGAGTACAACAAGCTGGTGCGCAACGCTACGGGCAAAGCCGCCGGTGGCAACCCCAGCTCCACGGGCAGCGCTGGTGGTGGGAGCAGCGCCGCTGCCGGCCCTGGTACTGCAGCCCCGCGGCCGGCTCCCAGGCCTATGAGCCCCGAAGAAGAGGCCGAAGCGCTCATGTACGGTGCCTCTCCCGAAGACCTGGCCGGAAACGGCGGCGACACCTTCTTGGCGCCCAAGGAAGACCTGGAGCCTGTGCCCGATGTGCAGGAAAGCTGCGAACGGGAGGTGGTGCGCCTATTGCTGCTGTACTCACCCCAGCCGCTGGCTCCGGAGGTAAGCGTGGCGCAATACCTGCTGCAGCAACTCGACGACACTCCCTTTAAAACCGGCATCTACGGCGACCTGCTGCACCTGTGCCGCGAGGAGCTGGAGCAGGGCCGCTGGCCCGAGGTGCGCACCCTCATCCAGCATGGGCGTAGTGATATCAGGGCCCTGGTAGCGGAGCTGGCCACGGAAAAGTACGAACTCAGCCCCAACTGGACTACTCACCAGATTTACGTACCCCGGGAACTGGATCAGCTGCAGATTGCCTGCGATAACGCTATTCTGCGCCTCAATAAGGTAAACGTGGAGCGGGAGCTGGCCGTACGCCTCGAAGCCCTGCGCCACCCCCTTGATGATGACACCATGATGGAGCACCTGCAAACCATCCGGCTGCTTAAGCAAATGGACAACCAACTGGCCAGCATGCTCGGGACGGTTATTCCCAGGGGAGCTTAA
- a CDS encoding potassium channel family protein, with amino-acid sequence MPESKSNSSGALRYVRAIWHRFNLSRFVGALVLTASSFAVGIGGFMWIEKFNFIDAFYMTMITVSTVGFGELHPMSPAGRVFVSLYIFFNLLMLAYLLSVLTTYIFDGGLRNMFAMLKNDQEIRRFENHVIVCGFGRNGQKAYHELRASGAQVVVVEQNDSLLKDAVEDSSEAIASVIGDATLDETMRGAGIARARAIITALPKDADNVFVALTARELNPHITIIARASLKSSETKLLRAGADSVVMPDEIGGSHMANLVMRPEVIRFLDMISGLGPRKLRLEELSTSEMRQELQGLSIRDLNVRSRTGATVIGLKRHDGELVVSPSADLIPGPSDVFLFLGTDEQITTVLNQFRKEAGESKR; translated from the coding sequence ATGCCTGAATCGAAGTCTAACTCGTCGGGGGCTTTGCGCTACGTGCGCGCCATCTGGCACCGTTTTAATCTTAGTCGGTTTGTGGGCGCGCTGGTGCTCACGGCCAGCAGCTTTGCCGTGGGCATTGGCGGCTTCATGTGGATTGAGAAGTTCAACTTCATCGATGCCTTCTACATGACCATGATAACCGTATCAACGGTGGGATTTGGGGAGTTGCACCCCATGTCGCCGGCCGGGCGGGTATTTGTGTCGCTGTATATTTTCTTTAACCTCTTGATGCTGGCCTACCTGTTGTCGGTGCTTACCACCTACATCTTCGACGGGGGCCTGCGCAACATGTTCGCCATGCTGAAAAACGACCAGGAAATTCGTCGCTTCGAAAACCACGTAATTGTCTGCGGCTTTGGGCGCAATGGGCAGAAGGCCTACCACGAGCTGCGGGCTAGTGGGGCGCAGGTAGTAGTGGTAGAACAGAACGACAGCCTGCTGAAGGATGCCGTGGAGGACTCCAGCGAAGCCATTGCCTCGGTTATCGGCGACGCCACCCTCGATGAAACCATGCGGGGGGCGGGTATAGCCCGGGCCCGCGCCATTATTACGGCTCTGCCCAAAGATGCCGATAACGTGTTTGTGGCCCTCACAGCCCGCGAGCTTAATCCGCACATCACCATTATTGCCCGCGCCAGCCTGAAAAGCAGCGAAACCAAGCTGCTGCGGGCCGGCGCCGACTCCGTAGTGATGCCCGATGAAATTGGCGGCTCGCACATGGCAAACCTGGTTATGCGGCCCGAGGTAATCCGGTTTCTGGACATGATCAGTGGCCTAGGCCCCAGAAAGCTGCGGCTGGAGGAGCTTAGCACCAGCGAGATGCGGCAGGAGCTCCAGGGGCTCAGCATCCGCGACCTGAATGTTCGGTCCCGCACCGGGGCCACGGTCATTGGCCTAAAGCGCCACGATGGCGAATTGGTGGTGAGCCCGTCTGCCGATCTGATACCGGGCCCCAGCGACGTATTTCTGTTTCTGGGTACCGATGAGCAGATCACTACTGTGCTAAACCAGTTTCGGAAGGAAGCAGGGGAGTCGAAGCGTTAA
- a CDS encoding glycosyltransferase family 4 protein: MCTSGPDFLASVHILQLCPRVPYPPTDGGAIAMYDVTAGLARAGHRVTVLALNTPKHHQPAEVLDHLGPNVRLVPVEVDTRLSPVNALRNLLFSKLPYNIERFVSPEVEAKLLELLRAEQFDVAQIEGSLAAWYIETLKRLAPELPVVFRAHNVEYTIWQMLAEREHNVLKRVYLRHLAQRLRRFEEHVFPQFDAVAAITEPDQRRLRAMGCQEPVVFVPAGVDMARFQPDPRINPKPRTLFMIGSLDWLPNQEGLDWLLAHVWPTVSKLYPDLELHIAGKEMPLRFQQLKVPGIVVHGFVESAAAFMQQYDVMLVPLLSGGGMRIKIIEGMALGKCIISTCLGSEGIHVRDGFDIVLRDEPTAWVECIGRYYRNELGHLAIGLEAAHTIARLYDNQRVVESFQDLYTILLPERAKC, translated from the coding sequence TTGTGCACTTCTGGCCCAGATTTCCTCGCTTCCGTGCACATCCTGCAGCTCTGTCCGCGCGTTCCGTATCCGCCCACCGATGGAGGCGCTATTGCCATGTATGATGTAACGGCAGGCCTGGCGCGGGCCGGCCACCGCGTGACGGTGCTGGCCCTCAATACCCCCAAGCACCATCAGCCCGCCGAAGTGCTCGACCACCTGGGTCCCAACGTGCGCCTGGTGCCCGTGGAAGTGGATACGCGCCTTTCACCGGTAAACGCCCTGCGCAACCTGCTGTTCAGCAAGCTGCCCTATAATATTGAGCGCTTTGTGAGCCCTGAGGTGGAGGCGAAGCTGCTGGAGCTCCTGCGTGCGGAGCAGTTTGACGTCGCCCAGATTGAAGGAAGCCTAGCCGCCTGGTACATCGAAACACTCAAGCGCCTGGCGCCGGAGCTACCGGTGGTATTTCGGGCTCATAACGTGGAGTACACTATTTGGCAGATGCTGGCTGAGCGGGAGCACAACGTGCTTAAGCGCGTGTATCTGCGCCACCTGGCCCAGCGTCTGCGCCGCTTTGAGGAGCATGTGTTTCCGCAGTTCGACGCCGTAGCCGCCATTACCGAGCCCGACCAGCGCCGCTTGCGCGCCATGGGCTGCCAGGAGCCCGTGGTATTTGTGCCCGCGGGCGTAGACATGGCCCGGTTCCAGCCCGACCCGCGCATCAACCCCAAGCCCCGCACGCTCTTCATGATTGGCTCCCTTGACTGGCTGCCCAACCAGGAGGGCCTCGACTGGCTGCTGGCTCACGTGTGGCCTACGGTGTCCAAACTTTACCCTGATCTGGAGCTGCACATTGCCGGCAAGGAAATGCCCCTGCGCTTCCAGCAGCTGAAAGTGCCCGGCATTGTAGTACACGGGTTTGTGGAGTCGGCGGCGGCGTTTATGCAGCAATATGATGTAATGCTGGTACCGCTGCTGAGCGGGGGCGGTATGCGCATCAAGATTATTGAGGGCATGGCGCTGGGCAAGTGCATCATCAGCACCTGCCTCGGCTCCGAAGGCATTCACGTGCGCGACGGCTTTGATATTGTGCTGCGCGATGAGCCTACCGCCTGGGTAGAGTGCATTGGCCGCTATTACCGCAACGAGCTAGGCCACCTTGCTATTGGCCTCGAAGCCGCCCACACCATTGCCCGGCTATATGATAACCAGCGCGTGGTGGAAAGCTTCCAGGATTTGTACACCATCTTACTCCCTGAGCGAGCCAAATGCTAG
- a CDS encoding glycosyltransferase, whose amino-acid sequence MLGVVAAFVLWMSLLLVAHTYVLFPLLLARMARSRRQNQQVYAPDAPDLPAVDILLAVYNEEQVIEEKIRTTFTTTYPLHKLTFYIGSDNSQDGTNALVQRLAQEYPGLRFRPFSQRTGKPGVIEALGQEATAPVLVLTDANVFFAPDTIYQLVKHFCNPVVGQVGGNIINPEHRREGISGQEKAYLERENLIKFQEGIVWGAMIGAFGGCFAVRRACYHPAPASFLVDDFFISMAVLQDGYQAINELDAVCYEDVSDRLPEEFRRKARISAGNFQNLLAFRRLLWPPWHGVSFAFWSHKVLRWLTPLLLVLMLLANAVLVALGAGWVYRLTLLGQVGVPLLLLLDVALRRVGTHSRLLRFITHFYSMNAALFVGLWRFLRGVRSTVWEPTQRFQQSK is encoded by the coding sequence ATGCTAGGGGTAGTGGCCGCTTTTGTGTTATGGATGAGCCTGTTGCTGGTGGCGCATACCTACGTGCTGTTCCCGCTGCTGCTGGCCCGCATGGCCCGCTCCCGCCGCCAGAATCAGCAGGTGTACGCCCCCGATGCTCCCGATTTGCCCGCTGTGGATATTCTGCTGGCCGTGTATAACGAGGAGCAGGTGATAGAGGAGAAAATCCGCACCACTTTTACCACCACCTATCCGCTCCATAAGCTCACCTTTTACATCGGCTCCGATAACTCCCAGGACGGTACCAACGCCCTTGTGCAGCGGCTGGCGCAGGAGTACCCTGGCCTACGGTTCCGTCCATTTAGCCAGCGCACCGGCAAGCCCGGTGTAATAGAGGCGCTAGGCCAGGAGGCCACCGCCCCGGTTCTGGTGCTCACCGACGCCAACGTTTTTTTCGCGCCCGATACGATCTATCAGCTCGTCAAGCACTTCTGCAACCCAGTGGTAGGCCAGGTAGGGGGCAACATTATAAACCCCGAGCACCGGCGGGAGGGAATATCGGGTCAGGAAAAGGCCTATCTGGAGCGGGAGAACTTAATTAAGTTTCAGGAAGGCATAGTGTGGGGTGCCATGATTGGGGCCTTTGGGGGCTGCTTTGCCGTACGCCGCGCCTGCTACCACCCGGCGCCGGCCTCATTTCTGGTGGATGACTTCTTCATTTCCATGGCGGTGCTGCAAGATGGCTACCAGGCTATCAATGAGCTTGATGCAGTGTGCTACGAGGACGTTTCTGACCGGCTACCAGAGGAGTTCCGGCGGAAGGCGCGTATCTCGGCTGGCAACTTCCAGAACCTGCTGGCTTTCCGGCGACTCTTGTGGCCGCCCTGGCACGGGGTGAGCTTCGCGTTTTGGTCGCATAAGGTGTTGCGCTGGCTCACGCCGCTGCTGCTGGTGCTCATGTTGCTGGCCAATGCTGTGCTGGTGGCGCTGGGGGCCGGCTGGGTTTACAGGCTCACGCTGCTAGGCCAGGTGGGCGTACCCTTGCTGTTGCTCTTAGATGTGGCCCTGCGCCGAGTGGGCACGCACTCCCGGTTGCTCCGCTTCATCACGCACTTTTACAGCATGAACGCCGCCTTGTTTGTGGGGCTTTGGCGCTTTCTGCGCGGTGTGCGCTCCACGGTCTGGGAGCCTACCCAGCGGTTTCAACAGAGCAAGTAG
- the proC gene encoding pyrroline-5-carboxylate reductase: MRIAILGCGNMGLAFAKAFLQYNLIRREDLLLIGKDDGQCERLRLAQADVPVGQLTAETGTYDIVLVAVKPQDFSKTAGSLRAVLRPEQAVLSIMGGIPIARLQRELNHRQVLRAMPNTPVLLGMGITGFTAAPEVERTLMHRIENLLNATGRSIFLEDESMLDAVTAVSGSGPAYFYYIVQAMMRAGQELGFSESVAGLLVKQTMIGAFHLLNNSDQSLDQLIANVASKGGTTEAALREFRAGSLQETLISGIKAAQQRATELASE, translated from the coding sequence ATACGCATCGCTATTCTGGGCTGCGGCAACATGGGCCTTGCCTTCGCCAAAGCTTTCCTGCAATACAACCTTATTCGTCGCGAAGACCTGCTGCTCATTGGCAAGGACGATGGCCAGTGTGAGCGCCTGCGCCTAGCACAAGCTGATGTGCCAGTAGGCCAGTTAACGGCAGAAACGGGCACTTACGATATCGTGCTAGTAGCCGTGAAACCCCAGGATTTCAGCAAAACTGCCGGTAGCCTGCGCGCCGTGCTACGGCCTGAGCAAGCCGTTCTCTCTATTATGGGCGGTATTCCCATTGCGCGCCTGCAACGGGAGCTGAATCACCGGCAAGTGCTGCGGGCCATGCCCAACACCCCCGTGCTGCTAGGCATGGGCATCACCGGGTTTACGGCCGCGCCCGAGGTAGAGCGCACCCTCATGCACCGCATAGAGAACCTGTTGAATGCCACGGGCCGGTCCATCTTTCTGGAAGATGAAAGCATGCTTGATGCCGTGACAGCTGTGAGCGGGAGCGGGCCGGCCTATTTCTACTACATCGTGCAGGCCATGATGCGGGCCGGGCAGGAGCTGGGCTTCTCTGAGTCAGTGGCCGGGCTGCTGGTGAAGCAAACCATGATTGGCGCCTTTCACCTGCTCAATAACTCTGACCAAAGCCTCGACCAGCTCATTGCCAACGTAGCCTCTAAGGGCGGCACTACCGAAGCTGCCCTCCGGGAGTTCCGGGCTGGGAGCCTGCAGGAAACACTCATTTCCGGCATAAAAGCCGCCCAGCAGCGCGCCACTGAGTTGGCCAGTGAATGA
- a CDS encoding bifunctional 3,4-dihydroxy-2-butanone-4-phosphate synthase/GTP cyclohydrolase II — translation MLDSIEDAIADIRAGKVVVVVDDEDRENEGDFICAARCATPEVINFMATHGRGLVCAPLIEQRCEELGLELMVGRNTALHATPFTVSIDLLKNGVTTGISASDRSKTILALIDPETKPEELGKPGHIFPLKARKEGVLRRAGHTEAAIDLARLAGFEPAGVLVEILREDGEMARLPELREVATKWGLKLISVQDLIKYRLKQESLITREISVKLPTEFGDFDLIAYTQTSTNAQHLALVKGDISGPEPVLVRVHSSCVTGDIFGSCRCDCGPQLHRAMQQIEREGRGVIVYMNQEGRGIGLLNKLRAYKLQEQGRDTVEANVELGFGIDERDYGVGAQILRDLGISKMRLLSNNPRKRTGLIGYGLEIVDSVAIEVEPNEHNERYLTTKRDKLGHTILHKDRTPHPDTEAAV, via the coding sequence ATGCTTGATTCCATCGAAGACGCCATTGCCGACATCCGCGCCGGAAAGGTGGTAGTGGTTGTAGACGACGAAGACCGCGAAAACGAGGGCGACTTTATTTGCGCCGCCCGTTGCGCCACACCTGAAGTCATTAATTTTATGGCCACCCACGGCCGGGGCCTCGTGTGTGCTCCGCTCATTGAGCAGCGCTGCGAAGAGCTGGGCCTGGAGCTGATGGTAGGCCGCAATACCGCCCTGCACGCCACGCCCTTTACCGTAAGCATCGACCTGCTGAAAAACGGTGTAACCACTGGTATTTCCGCTTCTGACCGCAGCAAGACCATTCTGGCCCTCATTGACCCCGAAACCAAGCCCGAAGAACTGGGTAAGCCTGGCCATATATTCCCGCTGAAAGCGCGCAAAGAGGGCGTACTGCGCCGGGCTGGTCATACTGAAGCCGCCATTGACCTGGCTCGCCTGGCTGGCTTTGAGCCCGCTGGCGTGCTGGTAGAGATTCTGCGCGAAGACGGCGAAATGGCCCGCCTGCCCGAGCTGCGCGAGGTGGCCACCAAGTGGGGCCTCAAGCTGATTTCGGTGCAGGACCTGATTAAGTACCGCCTGAAGCAGGAAAGCCTCATTACCCGCGAAATCTCGGTGAAGCTTCCCACGGAGTTCGGTGACTTCGACCTGATTGCCTACACCCAAACCTCCACCAACGCCCAGCATCTGGCCCTGGTGAAAGGTGATATTTCGGGCCCCGAGCCCGTACTGGTGCGCGTGCACAGCTCCTGCGTAACCGGCGACATCTTCGGTTCCTGCCGCTGCGACTGCGGCCCCCAGCTGCACCGCGCCATGCAGCAAATTGAGCGCGAAGGCCGCGGCGTGATTGTGTACATGAACCAGGAAGGCCGCGGGATAGGCTTACTAAACAAGCTGCGCGCCTATAAGCTGCAGGAGCAGGGCCGCGACACCGTAGAGGCCAACGTAGAACTTGGCTTCGGCATTGATGAGCGCGACTACGGCGTGGGGGCTCAAATCCTGCGCGACTTAGGCATCAGCAAGATGCGCCTGCTGTCTAACAACCCCCGCAAGCGCACCGGCCTCATCGGCTACGGCCTCGAAATTGTGGATTCCGTGGCTATTGAGGTAGAGCCCAATGAGCACAATGAGCGCTACCTCACCACCAAGCGCGACAAGTTAGGCCACACCATCCTGCACAAAGACCGTACCCCACACCCTGATACGGAAGCGGCCGTGTAA